ttaaaataagtaTAAAAGTCATTTCTTTAATTAGTGGAAATAACTAGTAAGCAAAAGCTTACCATCTTATTAGCAGAACAAGTGGCAGGAAACAAATATAGGTCCATTCTAAGATTAACTctgtagtttacatttaaaaatcactATTTGTCTTATTATCGCAATGGAGTTTGAACTGGAATGTACTTTATGAAGATTTTGAAAACGATTCAGGTTTTTCCCCCTATTTTCAATCTAGTTTAATTAAAAGCCAACTGTGATTATTTATTGTGGCTAATTAGGCTTGATTTAAATAGATATGACAATTAGCTGAGTTGGAATGAATCAGATACCCAATTCCATGAAAATGTTTGCATACTAAACTAAAGCCGTATTCTAGAGGCACAGAGTACAACTGGCTGAACCAGAAGGGTTCAGGGCATGCGTATAGTAGCAGCATGACTTTCTTGGTGTTTGTGAGCTTATGCTAGGTGGAAACTTGAGgtgtctttattttgttttctatttttcttttaggATGATCAAGAAAGAAGAGGGAAAGTTTCAGATTGACCTTGGTGTTTATTGGGGAGATCCATAACAATGTTTTATTAGTACTATTTACAAATAaagattatttcttttaaatcaaagAGTTCATGTAACTTTTTGAATTGAATGTGTACATTAATGGGTGTGTGAAGAAAATAATTGCTATATTTAGCAATAACTACAAAGTAATCCCTGTAACTTAGTCACATATTTGTTTGCATACAGTGAGAAATTTTACCACCAGATTTGCATTGCATGaatgtgtattttttaaatacacttgAACTCCAAATACTTAATTCATCTAGCTGCACTTTTTTTAATTGTGTATCACTCTTTCATTTAACAAAATATTATCttgaaggctcttaagcaaaataagctgtcatgggagggtaactggttaaaagatatgaaacaaagggtaggaataaatggtcagttttcagaatggagaggggtaaatagtggtgtcccccaggggtctgtactgggaccagtcctattctacatattcataaatgatctggaaaaaggggtaaacaagtgaggtggcaaaatttgcagatgatacaaaattacttgagatagttaagtcccaagcagactgcgaagagctacaaaatgatCTCGCataactaggtgactgggcaacaaaatggcagatggaattcaatgttgacaaatgcaaagtaatgcacattagaaaacataatttcaactatatatataacaggggttctcaaactgggggttgggacccctcagggggtcatgaggttattacttgggggggtcgtgagctgtcagcctccaccccaaacctggcTTTGtgtccagcatttataatggtgttaaatatataaaaaagtgtttttaatttataaggagggttgcactcagaggcttgctatatgaaaggggtcaccagtacaaaagtttgagaaccactgatatataaaataatggggtctaaattagctgttaccattcaagaaagagatcttggagtaattgtggataattgtctgaaaacatccactcaatgtgcagcggcagtcaaaaaagcgaaaacaatgttgggaatcattaaggaagggatagataataagacagaaaatatcatattgcctctatataaattcatgatacgcccacatcttgaatactgtgtacagatgtgatcaccccatctcaaaaaagatatattggatctggaaaaggttcagaaaaaggcaacaaaaatgattaggggtatggagcggCTGCCGTATAAGGAGAGTTTAATAAGACAGgaactttttagcttggaaaagagactaaggggggatatgatagaggtctataaaatcatgactggtgtggagaaagtaaataaggaagtgttatttactcctcataaaacATGAaataggagtcaccaaatgaaattaataggcagcaggtttaaaacaaacacaaggaagtattttttcacacaatgcacagtcaacctgtggaactccttgccagaggatgttgtgaaggacaagatTATAactagttaaaaaaaagaactagataaattcatggaggataagtctatcaatggctattagccaaaatggtcagggatggtgttccttgtttctgtttgccagaagctgagaatgggagacggaatggatcacttgatgattacctgttctattaatTCCTTCTGGAAgacctggcatttgccactgttggaagacaggatactgggctaggtggacctttgatctgacccagtatggcctttcttatcaAGTTATCAAAGGAAAAATGCATTTAGTCAGTTACACAGTTGATTTGGAAAAGATATAGCTTTTTCCCCAGAGAAGATAATGATGATGTTCTTgagaaaattttcttttttattaatagaTTGGCAAGAAAACATCttaaatgtttagtttttatttatttattaaatatggTAGCTCTTTATCAGGACACTAACCAATTTGCAGGCAATAGAGCTGATTAGAGGAGATTATTCCTATTTTAGTGCTTACATTTCTTGATCTAATATCATTGTTTGTCCATTTAATGCAAACTCTTTTGTGTTGTAGATTATTGGGTATTTATTTTAACAGATGGTGTAATCAGTAGTGGCCTATAGAATGGAAGTAAACATGTAAAGTGATATTTAGATCTTTTTGTAGTAATGAAAAAAAAAGGCGAAAAATATAAATTTACATATTAACATGGTTAgctgaaaacaaaaaagagatCCTCGGCTGATGTAAGTTGGTATAgatctgttgaagtcagtggagctacactgatttacatgaaTGGAGCACCTGGCTcaaggtttttattattttttgtcttAATTATGCTTTTTTAACAAATGTAAGTACTTAAAAGTGATaacttcttttgtttctttttaaaaagagatccaCAGGCACTGAATTATTTTCTACATGGACCTAGTAGTAAATCTGTAAGTAGTATTCTACTATACTATTCTAAAATTACACGGACTTTAGTGACTGCTTTACTATTAGTTTAACGTTACTTTACTACATTTGTGCCTTAACAGAGCAATGAAGACTTGACTAATGCAGGGTACTCTGCAGCCAATTCTAATTCAATTTTCGCCAACTCCAATGTAAGTATTCAGAAGAGAAAATGTGTATTTATTGTGACTACACGCTTTCGTCATGGTTTGTTTGTCCTGTATACAGCTAAATGGAGTAGATGTTGAGAATGTTAATAAATGACATAAAATAGGCACGTCTAGACCTGGAAACCTGTGAATGAATGTTCAAAGCACCTATAACTTTTTTGTAGTCACAGGTTTTATAGAGGCAAATTGTCTGCCCTCATCATCtgctccttttatttatttatgatatttattttattaacatttatattgcactaCAAACATGTAGCGAATGACATTATTCCCTActccaaacagcttacagtctaaaagacaaaGATGTGACAGGAGGATAAGAAAAACACGTTGGTTGGATGAAACTGGGAAAATGGTTTTAGGGTGTGCACAATTTTCAGCTAGCCAGGAACAATGATCACAATTTGCCACCTATGTCGCCATCATTAGACAGCAGTTCCCGGTATATACCATGGTACAGGTGAATTTTAAGGAGGCACATGAAGGAGAGTAAAGTCGTGGATTTTGACTAGGGTCTCTTCCCACGTGTCAGAGAGAAAGCAGGAAGGTGCTCATGGGAGAAGTGGGCATTGTGACATTTCTTTCCCATGACAGTCAGTGGTTGCTCCCTTCGGTCCTGCTGATTAGCAGGAGTGGGGGAAGCAGGAGCCTATTTCCTGCATGTCTCAGAAACTGGAGACTTTGGGGGTGCCCATAGGAAACGGTATTAAGGGGAGACAGGAGACGCTGGGGAAGGTGGGTATTGCTGAGGGCAATGGGATTGTTTTGCGGGAGGAGTGATCCTTTAGGGGCTGTGggagaggcagagagcctgcTACAGCCTGAGACGTTTGTGATGGGCAAGTAGCCAGGAGGGcagtgggagctggggcaggagggcttTTGGTTGTAGGTTCGTGGGGCACTATCCTGCATTCTTCCCTCACTGCCATTTAGAGTAATAGGATTTAAGGCCAGGAGCGACCATCAGAtcaatctagtctgacctgtgtaTCACAGGACACCAATACATGCACACTAAACCCGATAGCTGAAATTAGACTAAGGTGTTACAGCCCACAGGAAACTAAACTATTATAACCCACCAGCAGagtaggagggactgaggtgcaccagtacCAAAGGACCCTTCAGTGGCAGGATATTAAGTGAAATACACCCACATGGACCTGACAAGCGACCTGCACCCGTACCACAGAGGATGGTGAAGAATCCCCAAGGTCAATGCCAGTATGACCtgcagaaaaattccttcctgaccccacataggGCAACCAGCCTCTAAGTATGTGAGCAAGAAcaagccagccaagcacctgagagagaattCTCAGTACCACCCAGAATTCCATCCAgggtcccatctccagccatcgCCATCTGTGATGCTTCAAAGGagacaaaaaagcaaaacaaaaaacccacaaaaaccaaTATCAAAACACCCAAACCAACACCAGAATATATTGGGGGGGAAATACCTTGATGACCCCTACAGGTGACAGCTATGCATGAGCTTTTAAGAATATCAGACATGAACCAGAAGGCATTCTCAAGGTTGCTGTGCCCAGCCCCCCTCCATCACAAGCAATCATGTCATACATCCCACTCATAAATTGGTCTGGCTCtcttttaaaactaattaagttgtttgtccccacagctcctattgggaggctgttcctaaacgtcactcctctgatggttagaaacagtCTCCTGATCTCCAGCCTGCATTTGTTCAAAGCCATTTTATACCCATTTTTTCTAATGCTAGCCCATGTCACTCACTGTGTTCTATTTTCAGCCTCTCATATACCCTCTGCTGCCACCACTGCCTTTTCCTAGAGTGGAATGCACCACAATGACATGACTCCCTGCACATGGAGAGGGAGTGGCCAGAGCACAATTCCCAGATGATGGACGGTCCTTTGGGTAGCATAGTCAGCTGGTACATGTTAGAGCAGTCCTCAGGCTGTTCTCATGTGGACAGAGAATCTGGGAGATGTAACCAGGTTTCAATTAGTCCCACTTCTGCTGCACGTAATAGAAGGTGCacacagcagagaatctggcccctaaatTTTAGGTGTTTCTGAAGTGCTGATAGAGTATATGTGCCAGATTTAATCCATGTGTTTTCATGCATGTACTGTATATTATAGTTTTACAGGTAAAGTTGCAAGGTTTCTGTTACTTTTTTGAAAACCTTTAATAAAATAGCAAGAACTATCCCTCAGTATTCCAGAGTGACAGAGATGCTTTCATAAAATAAGCTAGATTCAGTAAAAGGCAGACACCAACATGAATTGAATAAATAAATTATACTCATGGAGTAGTGTGGCAATCAAAGAAAGGGGGACGAAAGCAAACATTGAAGGTAGAGGTATGAGAGTTTTCTAATATGACAATATGTGTCATGCAGCAGTTTGCACAATGTTTATGTGAGACGTCCAAAGCCAAAAATTCCTTACCCTTCAGGGGCGAGGCAGAGTTCAGAATCTGAAATTGGCTCTGAATTTCACACCCAGACCTTGCCAAAAAGGAATTGGGTTTTTGAAGACATCTTGGCTTTGAATGGGTTGAGATTTGAATTTTGCACCTTAGCAGTGCTGCCCCAGCAGTCTGTTTTGAGCGCATAAGTGATGTAAGGGCTTTGTGCTAGCCCTGTGCACAGGTTGAACTTCACCGTGCATACGTAGCTACAAGGATGTGTTGTTATAGAGGGGCTTTGTTTTTTGCAGGGAAAAATTTATTTGGAAACCGTTTGAttcttacattatttaaaaaatgcaatgtaatttatttattatttttcattttagaacACTGATCCTAAATCCTCCATCAAAGGTGTAAGCAATCAGCTTGGAGAGGGGCCTAGTGATGGACTACAACTGTCAAGTAGCCTTCAGTTTCTTGAAGATGAACTTGAATCTTCTCCTTTACCTGATCTCAGTGAAGATCAGCCTTTTGATATTCTTCAGAAGTCCTTACAGGAGGCCAATATTACTGAACAGACTTTGGCAGAAGAGGCATATCTGGATGCCAGTATAGGTTCTAGCCAACAGTTTGCACAAGCTCAGCTTCATCCTTCTTCATCAGCATCCTTTACTCAGGCTTCTAATGTGTCTAATTACTCAGGTCAGACGCTGCAACCTATAGGAGTTACTCAAGTGGTACAGCAACCAGTTGGAGCATCTTTTGCAAGCAATACAGTTGGTGTGCAACATGGCTTTATGCAACATGTGGGAATTAGTGTTCCCAGCCAGCATTTGTCTAATAGTAATCAGATTAGTGGTTCGGGGCAGATACAGCTGATTGGTTCATTTAGTAATCAACCTTCCATGATGACTATTAACAACCTTGATGGATCTCAGATTATATTGAAAGGCAGTGGACAGCAAGCACCTGCAAACATGAGTAGTGGACTCTTGGTTCATAGACAAACTCCTAATGGTAACTCACTGTTTGGTAACTCAAATTCAAGTCCAGTAGCACAACCTGTAACCGTCCCATTTAACAGCACAAATTTTCAGACATCTTTACCAGTGCATAATATCATTATTCAGAGGGGTCTAGCACCAAATTCTAATAAAGTTCCGATTAATATCCAACCAAAGCCTATTCAGATGGGTCAGCAAACAGCTTACAATGTGAATAACTTGGGAATACAGCAGCATCATGTACAACAAGGGATTCCTTTTGCTTCAGCAAGTTCACCTCAAAATTCAGTAGTTGGTCCTCATATGTCTGTTAATATTGTTAATCAGCAAAACACAAGGAAATCAGTTACTCCTCAAACAGTTAGTAATGCTGGAGGTAGTATTGTTATCCATTCTCCTATGGGACAGCCTCATGTATCTCAAAATCAGTTTCTCATACCTACAAGTCTCTCTGTCAATTCTAATTCAGTTCATCATGTGCAGACCATAAATGGACAACTTCTTCAGACTCAACCTTCCCAGTTGGTTTCTAGCCAAGTATCTGCTGAGCATGTTATGCTGAACAGGAACTCTACAAGCATGCTCAGGGCCAACCATTCATATTCAGGACAGATGCTGAATAATCAGAATACAGCTGTTCAGTTAGTTTCTGGTCAGACATTTACAGCTCCTGGAAGTCAAGTTATAGTAAATCATGGAACTTCTCAAATTGTTGGTGGACAGGTGCCATTACAACAGGCATCACCAACAGTGTTGCATTTATCACCCAGTCAAAGTAGTGTTTCTCAAGGTAGATCAGGTTTTACTACAATGTCACCTGGACAGTCTACAGTCTCAAATATGTCAGCATCTAATCGATTTGCTGTTGTAAGTTCTTCTGGCACAGTACATCCCAGCCTGGGGCCACCAGTTCAGTCTGTTGCATCAGGAGGAAATTTTACTGGAGATCAACTTACACAGCAGAACAGAACACAAGTTTCAGTGAGTGTATCCCATTGTCTTCCAGTTTCCTCTTCGAAATCTATCAGCACTTTCAGTCGCACATCAGTAGGAGTAACGCAGCAACAGTTCACTTTTGCTCAGGTATGAATACCCTTTAAGTACCAACAAAACTGCACAAAAGCATTCTAAAGCATTACCTTTTTCTTTGGTGGGGAAGGACGTTAATAGGTGGTATCGTTTAATACTGTATTCTCCAAATATTCACACACAATTTACTGTGCTTACATTAATTGTTTTACAAACAAATATTGTTGAtctactgaaaaaaaatctaatcttgcTGCAACCATTTAATCAAAAAACATCTTCGAATGTTTCTTTAATGTGGATGACTCTATCATTCCCATTAATTCAGAGAATCTTGCTTTTGTTGATTagtggtgtgatttttaaaagtgttccaTGTGTGCCTGTTTCtgcttccagtgaaatcaatagaagtATTACCatcgatttcagtgggagcagaactatgccagctcagcacttttgaaaattgcactgTTAGAGTCATAAGGCAAAACTCTGTCATGTGCTAAGTACCTGAAGGTcattttgacttcaatgagagttacGCATGCGAAGGTCCTCTCAGTATTTGGCCCACATAAATTGGAGATGGGAAAGGGTATATGGTGCTCTAGGCCATTTCTCTGCCAGCACAGGATTATTCCCTGtagcatattttatttgtgtggCTTTAAATGTCTCAGTGAGTTTGGATTTTCAGTTTTGGAGTTTGAGGCAGAGATACACTCTTGTGTAGACCATTGAAAGAGTTACAAAGAGGTTAATTTTATAGAGCTCTTTGGAGAGAAAAAATTCTCATATAATCAGTTGTGAAAGAAAAGCCTTATAAATATGCCTTATAAATATGCCTTCTTTAGTAAGTGATCAGTAAATATTAAAATAGTGATATTCTGTGTAACTCTGAATCAGAAACTGCATATGTGTTTTGAGATAGGAGAAATGAGCTGGATTGATTTGTGTTGTTGGGCGCAGTAAGTGAATGACGAGTGTCACGTGATCAGTAGTGGGAATTTACACCACTTCTGAAATCAGCTACAGTTATTTTGTGTTTTCCTTAAGCATAATAAATTGGTCTAGTTACCTGTTCTTCTTTGAGGTGGCCTCTGTACTTTCCCACTTGTGGGATGGGAGCTCTGGGAAGTTTTGAAAAGCAGTGTCCGTTGGAGCCACAGAAGTGTCCTCTTGTTGGCACTGAAAATTCTGAGGCATAAAAGGGCTGTGTGGCCCCAGCTACCTCAGTTCTTGTCCATGATTAGCTCTAGCTTTTTTCTGTGCTCGCAGccatatttttaatttcaaaccacctttattttattggtaaattatattttaattaattagtcAGTGTTAGGTAGTGTACCACTCTCTGGACCAGGATCCTTGTACAGCTTGTGAGACCCTCACAAGTTAAGAATATGCAGATATGATTTCCAGAGGAAAAAAGGGTTACTTAGTTATCTCACAAATGGTGACTTTCCATACTTTCTCTACTTCCTTGGCGTTGTACTCTCCTGCAACTCTTCAAATTTGTATATTTAGGACAGTGGCATTTATAAAACCTGTACTGAAGGCACTTAttaggatgggtagggatggatAGTTTTTTGTTTTATGGGGACGTGGTACAGTAGTCTTGAAGATTTCCTTCCTCTTCTGCAGAAGGGCCTCCCAGAACATTTCAGTATTCCAGTGCTGCCAGTTCTACACAGGAAACGTGTTACACATCAGTACTCTTTGTACTTATGAGGACTGACTGGCACTGTGTTTATAAGATCTATTTATTTATATGTCAGGACAGAAAGTATAGAAGAGAAGGGAGTGTAGGGAAATAGTTAATTTCCAACCAGTCAGCACAACATGATTATTTTTCATGTTTGGGATTCCAAATGTCATTAAAATATCACACAACAGCTATTAGATGCTATGTGTGCCAGCTCATCTGAGATTTAAATTTATTAATATGATTGCACTGAGTTTTTCTATTAACATTTCTAGGTGTGGGGGTCATTGTGTTGGTATTGAGAGAAAGTAAAACTAGACTTACTGCTATTATGGCACAGTTAACCTTGCAGATGTTGAACTGTTTTAGAAGATTTAGATTTGGAGGGGGAATTCTTTGAAGGAAACTGGCCTATGTAgagaaaatataatataataagaAATCTCCTCAGAAGACATGAGTATGTATTGAAAGTATAGTTTTTGTTCTCATTTTGTTTCTTTGATGCCATTCTTACATAATCACGGGGGGTAGGGGAAGAGTTGAACTCAATTGTAGGATTCATTTTTGTATTGTTATTAGGTCTGTTAAAACTTTCAGTGATTACTAGACTAACCTTAATTTCTCTATGGCATTTTCACAGGCTCAGAAAAAAGTTATGAACCAGTCCTCACCAGTTTCTGCATCAAAGTCACAGGATAGCTTGAGACAACCTCAGCTAACAGGTCTTCTGAGTAACACGTTGCCAGGTCAGATATTCTTTTCATGATGGTTTTCCCCAATCCCTCTGGCATTTGAAGTGGGTTCTCCTTCATTATGTCAGGCACTGACTGATGGTCGGTGGCAATGGGGAGTCCTAacaattattctttttttttttccgtttGAGGGACAACGGTGCTGAGCCCACAGACTTTCTCTTTAACAATTGGTCATATGCTCTTTTTCCAGCAAGGATTGCTAGTAGCCATCTGATTCTATTTGCTGGAATGATAGACAAGATGTCTTTGTGCAATGAgcagttaaaaatattttcccacaaTCCAAATGTGTcatctgtgtgatgtgtttaAGCATAGGAAGTGAGAAATATCAAGTCACTTTCAAACTAAGGTCTTCTGCTGCAAAATTCCAGTTATGCCTTTGAGACTTCCCGCCATCCTCATGTGATAACAACTCTTAACTGCTCACCATTTTGTCTTTCCTAGTAATGGATGTCTTAGAATCTAATCAGCAGTTGTTGTTTTGTAAAGAGAATGTAAATATCAGTTTTCAGTTAAGGTAGTGATGCACTGAACACGAGAAGATATTATATGGGTTCTTGAAATGGCACCATCCTAATTACAATTTTAAAGTTTCTAATGTAGACTTAAGTCAACAGGAAATATCACTAGACTTCTAGTTCCATTTTGATTTAATATATTACAATGAATGTACATGTTCTACACAATGTTTTTGTGCAAAATGTAACAGTACTATTTGTGTTACATGTGGTGGGTGTGTTGGGCTGAGATAATTCCTCTAAATTATACAGTAAGACAATCAGATGGGAGGCTGTCCATCTGAATCTACAACAGTATGTGATCTAGCCACTCATTCACAACTTTTAATGGCGCTGCAGAGTCTTGAGTTTATAATTTTTGGGAACTATTAGAAAAAGCTGGATAGACTCCAGTTTATCTTTTTACAAATCCCTTTTGGGATGATGCTTATGATATTtgacttttttcttattttggaTGGATGTGTTTAGAGATTTTAGACTGATtttctttatttataaacatttttatagttttcagcactatagtatctgagtaccaTTTTACTATGTACTGATTTCCTTTCGTGACTGTGGTAGCAATACTTCTGTGCAGATATTATGTGTCAACATCAATCGAAATGTAATTTTCAGATCAAGTAAAGGATTAGGCACAGGACTTCAAATATTCTGTGATGATTTGTTTTAAGAATCATGAGTAATAGACTGTTTTTAATGTGTACTTTTACAGGACAGGATTCTGGAGGTAAAATCATCCAGCAACCTTTAGGAACAACACAATCACAGCAGGAAAATGTAGTAGGATCATCTCCTGTCCAACAACATGTGCAGGTAGGGAGCATTTTCCAGTTAAtctgtttttcttaattttaatgaAGATAAGGAACCAGGAACAGTGtagaaatattaattaataatctCCTACATGTTATTCTCATTGATCCCTACCCTAAACAAAATCATTAATCTTCCAAAAGTTTGTTTtggtgggaggaaggaaagaggaatGTCTTCCAACCCCTTAGAGATATTCCAGGAGCCTCTTTAcagttttaaaagcttttaaaacaaaaccttttcCTATTTTCTAAATATGAATGAATCAATATAGCAATCTGAGTGAAGGTATGTCTGCTAATTCAATACTGTGCGCTCTGCTTTTGATATCTAATCAATCAGAAAAGTGCTCTAAGGCTACACCCCATAGTTATTCCATAGCATTTTTTATTCTTTATGTGGTGGGACTCAATTGTTAACATTGTTGTTTACTACCTATGTGGTAGGTTTCTTTTTGGGGGGCTGTGTAAGATGATACGTAGTTTTACCCATTACTTACTTCATTCATGAGCAAAGCAGGAGTCATTTATGCTAGCTCACATTTATGGATGTTCATACAGGTGGATGTTCATACAGTTGGACAAAAGAGGCCTGCTGCTAAACAGCTAACAAAAGGAGCTTTGTAAGTcatcttttttttcatttgtagttTTGTTATAGACATTTCTACTAACCTCTGCGTTTTTCACTCTGTCAGTTCGTAAACTGTAATATAGCCTTGCTGTATTAGAATAAATGTTAATTATTGATATTACTCACTTTCCTTTTAGTATCCTACAGCAGTTACAGAAGGAGCAGGCACATGCTGTGACACCAGATAAAAGTCAATTCAGATCATTAAATGATGCAGTCCAGAGACTCCTCTCATATCATGTGTGCCAGGGATCACTGCCAACCAAGGAGGATTTAAGAAAaggtaatttatattttaatttggtATGATAAAAGTTGTGCTGTTGTTTATAGAATTTTTAAGCAGTTAAATATTACATGGGCTGCTGAAAAAATTGATTGTGTAAATCAGAAAGACTAAACAGAAAGGACACTTTCGCGAGTCTGTGCTAGTTATTGAAGAACATTATCTAAATGTATTCCCTGTGTCTTTTTAGTGGACAGTGAATTTGAATCTGTAGCCACGCAGCTTCTGAAAAGGACACAAGCTATGCTAAATAAGTACAGATGTTTGCTCCTAGAAGATGCAATGGTAAGAATGATAAgcaagaaaaaattatttttgtgaaaTGTATGGATCAGTTAATGCAAATTGGAATGAATTATTAAAACAGGTTTAATGATGCAGAACAGAGTGATCTCAGAGTTGTATTACTTCCCTCTGTATTCACAAGTATTGTGTGGCTACCACTGGGTAGCTGCAGTGGTTCTGCAACTGTACTGCTCAGACATTTGGGGCTAGGAGAGCCTGGAGTTGTGCTTTCAGAAGTGAAATTGGCTCTGCTTGGGAAGGGGTTAGAGAGGGTGGATAATGCCAGGAGAATTCTAGAACAGGGGTTTTTCTTTGAGtaattgctcatgtgtattccacaataggtgtgcgtgctcgccatgtgcaccggtgctggaagtttttcccctagcagtatccgtaggggggAGCACCCCCCTGCTACCCCTGGgctgcgctccccccaccctcagttccttcgtgctgccagtgaa
The genomic region above belongs to Caretta caretta isolate rCarCar2 chromosome 3, rCarCar1.hap1, whole genome shotgun sequence and contains:
- the BICRAL gene encoding BRD4-interacting chromatin-remodeling complex-associated protein-like; this encodes MDDDDDESCLLDLIGDPQALNYFLHGPSSKSSNEDLTNAGYSAANSNSIFANSNNTDPKSSIKGVSNQLGEGPSDGLQLSSSLQFLEDELESSPLPDLSEDQPFDILQKSLQEANITEQTLAEEAYLDASIGSSQQFAQAQLHPSSSASFTQASNVSNYSGQTLQPIGVTQVVQQPVGASFASNTVGVQHGFMQHVGISVPSQHLSNSNQISGSGQIQLIGSFSNQPSMMTINNLDGSQIILKGSGQQAPANMSSGLLVHRQTPNGNSLFGNSNSSPVAQPVTVPFNSTNFQTSLPVHNIIIQRGLAPNSNKVPINIQPKPIQMGQQTAYNVNNLGIQQHHVQQGIPFASASSPQNSVVGPHMSVNIVNQQNTRKSVTPQTVSNAGGSIVIHSPMGQPHVSQNQFLIPTSLSVNSNSVHHVQTINGQLLQTQPSQLVSSQVSAEHVMLNRNSTSMLRANHSYSGQMLNNQNTAVQLVSGQTFTAPGSQVIVNHGTSQIVGGQVPLQQASPTVLHLSPSQSSVSQGRSGFTTMSPGQSTVSNMSASNRFAVVSSSGTVHPSLGPPVQSVASGGNFTGDQLTQQNRTQVSVSVSHCLPVSSSKSISTFSRTSVGVTQQQFTFAQAQKKVMNQSSPVSASKSQDSLRQPQLTGLLSNTLPGQDSGGKIIQQPLGTTQSQQENVVGSSPVQQHVQVDVHTVGQKRPAAKQLTKGAFILQQLQKEQAHAVTPDKSQFRSLNDAVQRLLSYHVCQGSLPTKEDLRKVDSEFESVATQLLKRTQAMLNKYRCLLLEDAMRINPSAEMVMIDRMFNQEERASLSRDKRLALVDPDGYLADFCCSSKRFDETVDEAQSSESDHQCSKSLTSHSQPTKIQTRDRSKSSTAESTNHNKLHLVPNNIVTQQEGKISTKKTESLTKALKFEKASCSPDSQYMAVSEEKLADKDLAKTNENSSDSEDLSKTLSRANHGTHKMSRNTVESHSEVICNNSLQDKTQRSFPKNEVLHPDNMKGSGEPQQDLLLSKSLETTFKNILELKKTGRPPQSEATGSGSVELDFPNFSPIASQENCLEKFIPDHSEGVVETDSILEAAVNSILEC